A region from the Halosolutus gelatinilyticus genome encodes:
- a CDS encoding tRNA pseudouridine(54/55) synthase Pus10, translating to MSTDDARKLLATGPVCDSCLGRPFADRSFGLTNAERGRALRTTVAMEDDADFESVDPEECWVCEGYCGTFDAIAETIGDALEGVEFGTYQVGTQVPPLVEENELLLREDAGLDPEAGESMKRETNREVGRRVGAKTGAEVGFERPDVLAIVDLAGFDPLDVLDGESVTSHAIDLQVNPAFVYGRYRKLKRDIPQTEWPCRECGGSGVQLGESGEEPCDHCGGSGYMYDTSVEQVVRPHVVEAMDGDEGTFHGAGREDVDARMLGEGRPFVLEVKRPRTRDPDPAGLEREINEATDGVEVEGLRLATYEMVERVKEHDASKRYRADVEFADSVDEDSFETAIETLDGATVEQYTPQRVDHRRANLTRTRTVHAIEGELLEPTRAEVRVHGEGGLYIKELVSGDGDRTEPSLAGLLDADGEVTALDVTGVEGEDEPFELEAYFRDEPRDDAE from the coding sequence ATGAGTACGGACGACGCCCGCAAACTGCTGGCGACGGGGCCGGTCTGTGACTCCTGTCTGGGCCGCCCCTTCGCCGATCGGAGTTTCGGGCTGACCAACGCGGAGCGCGGCCGGGCGCTGCGAACGACGGTCGCGATGGAAGACGACGCGGACTTCGAATCCGTCGATCCCGAGGAGTGCTGGGTCTGCGAGGGGTACTGCGGCACCTTCGACGCGATCGCCGAGACGATCGGCGACGCGCTCGAGGGCGTCGAGTTCGGCACCTACCAGGTCGGCACGCAGGTGCCGCCGCTGGTCGAGGAAAACGAATTGCTCCTCCGGGAGGACGCCGGCCTCGACCCCGAGGCGGGCGAATCCATGAAGCGCGAGACGAACCGCGAGGTGGGCCGTCGCGTGGGCGCGAAAACGGGCGCCGAAGTCGGCTTCGAGCGGCCAGACGTGCTCGCGATCGTCGACCTCGCGGGGTTCGATCCGCTCGACGTCCTGGACGGGGAGTCCGTGACGAGCCACGCGATCGACCTGCAGGTGAATCCGGCGTTCGTCTACGGGCGCTACCGCAAGCTCAAGCGGGACATCCCCCAAACCGAGTGGCCCTGCCGGGAGTGCGGCGGCAGCGGCGTCCAGCTGGGCGAGTCGGGCGAGGAGCCCTGCGACCACTGCGGCGGATCGGGCTATATGTACGACACCAGCGTCGAGCAGGTCGTTCGCCCGCACGTCGTCGAGGCGATGGACGGCGACGAGGGAACCTTCCACGGCGCGGGTCGCGAGGACGTCGACGCCCGAATGCTCGGCGAGGGCCGGCCGTTCGTGCTCGAGGTGAAGCGCCCGCGAACGCGCGATCCCGATCCGGCCGGCCTCGAGCGCGAGATCAACGAGGCGACCGACGGCGTCGAGGTCGAGGGTCTGCGGCTGGCGACCTACGAGATGGTCGAGCGCGTCAAGGAGCACGACGCGAGCAAACGCTACCGCGCGGACGTCGAGTTCGCCGACTCGGTCGACGAGGATTCGTTCGAAACGGCCATCGAAACGCTCGACGGGGCAACGGTCGAGCAGTACACCCCCCAGCGGGTCGATCACCGACGGGCAAACCTGACCCGGACGCGGACCGTTCACGCGATCGAGGGCGAATTACTCGAACCGACTCGGGCCGAGGTCCGGGTTCACGGCGAGGGCGGCCTCTACATCAAGGAACTCGTCAGCGGCGACGGCGATCGGACGGAGCCGAGCCTGGCCGGCCTGCTTGACGCCGACGGGGAAGTGACGGCGCTCGACGTCACCGGCGTCGAGGGCGAGGACGAGCCGTTCGAACTGGAGGCGTACTTCCGGGACGAGCCGCGCGACGACGCCGAGTAA
- a CDS encoding S1C family serine protease — translation MKEMRSSRRAFLGAIGAGLAGATAGCAEPKSDRSIEGSSIRDINRENLADGSAYTDVYEAIIDSVTQVRVFGVDDPRTGEEGRGQGSGFVVGDRHVVTNDHVVAGGEDADLQYINGNWTSTRLVGTDYYSDLAVLEVDHVPDVATPLSFAEKRPVVGQQVAAIGNPYGLEGSMSTGIVSGVDRTLDPPERDFSFPNVIQTDAAVNPGNSGGPLVDLGGEVIGVVNAASAENIGFAISAALSRRVVPALIDDGEYRHAYMGIGLRTVDRLVAEANDLPEAAGVIVTDVVPGEAAADAGLEGSPRTVERHTEPVPVGGDVITALDGEPIPDRHALSTFLALETSPGDTIAVDFWRDGTERSTMLTLGARPPVE, via the coding sequence ATGAAGGAGATGCGATCGAGTCGTCGGGCGTTTCTCGGGGCGATCGGCGCCGGCCTCGCGGGTGCCACCGCGGGCTGTGCCGAACCCAAAAGCGATCGCTCGATCGAGGGGAGTTCGATCCGCGACATCAATCGGGAGAATCTCGCGGACGGGTCGGCCTACACCGACGTCTACGAGGCGATCATCGACTCCGTCACCCAGGTTCGGGTGTTCGGCGTCGACGATCCGCGAACCGGCGAGGAGGGACGCGGCCAGGGGTCCGGGTTCGTCGTCGGCGATCGGCACGTGGTGACGAACGATCACGTCGTCGCCGGCGGCGAGGACGCCGACCTCCAGTACATCAACGGCAACTGGACGAGCACGCGGCTCGTCGGGACCGACTACTACAGCGACCTCGCGGTGCTGGAGGTCGATCACGTCCCCGACGTCGCGACGCCGCTCTCGTTCGCCGAGAAGCGCCCGGTCGTCGGTCAGCAGGTCGCCGCGATCGGCAACCCGTACGGCCTCGAAGGATCGATGTCGACCGGGATCGTCAGCGGTGTCGACCGCACGCTCGACCCGCCAGAACGGGACTTCTCGTTTCCGAACGTCATCCAGACCGACGCCGCCGTCAACCCCGGCAACAGCGGCGGGCCGCTGGTCGATCTGGGCGGTGAGGTCATCGGCGTCGTCAACGCTGCGAGCGCCGAGAACATCGGCTTCGCCATCTCGGCCGCGCTGAGCCGTCGAGTCGTCCCGGCGCTCATCGACGACGGCGAGTACCGCCACGCCTACATGGGGATCGGACTCCGGACCGTCGATCGACTCGTCGCCGAAGCAAACGACCTCCCCGAGGCGGCCGGTGTCATCGTCACCGACGTTGTCCCCGGCGAAGCCGCCGCCGACGCGGGTCTCGAGGGGAGTCCCCGGACCGTCGAACGCCACACCGAACCGGTTCCCGTCGGCGGGGACGTGATCACCGCACTGGACGGCGAACCGATCCCGGACCGCCACGCGCTGTCGACGTTTCTCGCCCTCGAGACCAGCCCCGGCGACACGATCGCCGTCGACTTCTGGCGCGACGGCACCGAACGGTCGACGATGTTGACCCTCGGCGCGCGACCGCCGGTCGAGTAA
- a CDS encoding DUF7511 domain-containing protein: protein MTNDIDKHETDTLPVRREEQPIDLEHVTIENPDAPDECAIFPRGADDDELMTTWITAHDDSFVDLASMR, encoded by the coding sequence ATGACGAACGATATCGATAAGCACGAGACCGATACCCTGCCCGTCCGCCGCGAAGAACAGCCGATCGACCTCGAACACGTGACCATCGAAAACCCCGACGCACCCGACGAGTGTGCGATCTTTCCGCGAGGGGCGGACGATGACGAACTGATGACGACCTGGATCACCGCCCACGACGACTCGTTCGTCGATCTCGCATCGATGCGCTAG
- a CDS encoding HVO_A0556 family zinc finger protein: protein MADSQVSRSNGRELLSKLAGRPCPYCPDGELTRDVYKDNEAVVCNTCETPHVQVW from the coding sequence ATGGCAGACTCACAGGTGTCGCGATCGAACGGACGGGAGTTGTTGTCGAAGCTCGCGGGACGGCCGTGCCCGTACTGTCCGGACGGCGAGCTAACACGGGACGTCTACAAGGACAACGAAGCGGTGGTCTGTAACACCTGCGAGACGCCGCACGTTCAGGTCTGGTAG
- a CDS encoding metal-dependent hydrolase, giving the protein MWPWGHLAVAYLCYAVWTHVRFDRPPRALPAIALAIGSQTPDLVDKPLAWTFGVLPGGRTLAHSLFVATLVVSASYAIGVRFDRREIAGAFGLGYYSHLLADLPPDVLTGDVSGAAYLLWPILEQPPEEPVSGLLDAIFNYYAMGPYQVFQLVLFAVAAAVWYVDGRPGVGYVRASIDRLGRLAQS; this is encoded by the coding sequence ATGTGGCCGTGGGGACACCTCGCCGTCGCGTATCTGTGCTACGCCGTCTGGACACACGTCCGGTTCGATCGCCCGCCGCGAGCGCTGCCGGCGATCGCGCTCGCGATCGGATCGCAGACCCCCGACCTGGTGGATAAACCGCTCGCGTGGACCTTTGGCGTCCTCCCCGGGGGCCGGACGCTCGCACACTCGCTGTTCGTCGCCACGCTCGTCGTGTCCGCCAGCTACGCGATCGGCGTCCGCTTCGACCGCCGCGAAATCGCCGGCGCCTTCGGGCTCGGCTACTACTCGCACCTCCTCGCGGACCTTCCGCCCGACGTCCTCACCGGCGACGTCTCGGGGGCCGCGTACCTCCTGTGGCCGATCCTCGAGCAGCCTCCCGAAGAACCCGTCAGCGGCCTCCTCGACGCGATCTTCAACTACTACGCGATGGGACCCTACCAGGTCTTCCAGTTGGTCCTGTTCGCCGTCGCCGCCGCCGTCTGGTACGTCGACGGCCGCCCCGG